GCTGAACTTGATCAAGGTCTTTATTGGATGGGTCAAGGAAAAATTAAAGCTGCAATAGACTCTGTCTATTCATTTGAACAAGCAGCAGAGGCACATACCAAGATGTTGACTGGAAAAGGCCTCTTTGGCAAAATCTTAATGAAGCCAGAGGGCGCATAGTCATTTAATGACTCGGCTTTTTCGAAGTCTCATTTTTGTTCCTGGAAACAATTCGAGATTTCTAGAAAAGGCAAAGTCATTAAAAGCAGACATTGTATGTTTTGATTTAGAGGATTCTGTGCCTGATTTAGAAAAACAAAATGCAAGAAAACTAATCAAGACTGCACTCAAATCAAGATCATCATATCTCTCATCCATTTTTGTTAGAACAAATTCTCCATCTTCAGGTAGGATTCCTGATGATCTAAAAGAAATTGTTCAAAAGGGAATTGATGGAATAGTTATTCCCAAAGTCAACAACACTGCTGAATTGAAAAAAATTGAAAAAAACCTTTCTAAATTAGAAAAGACAAGAAAACTAAAACCAATTCAATTAATCCCCTCAATTGAATCTGCTGAGGGCGTAGTTAACACATACGACATTGCTTCATTTGATAAGAGAGTTTGCGCAGTTGTATTTGGTGTCTTTGATTTATTAAATGACATGGGAATTGAATATGCCAAAAATGCAGAAGGCGGAAAATATTCACGTGCAAAAATTCCTGTAGATGCAAAAGCAGCAGGAGTTGTTGCAATTGATGCAATTTGGCAAGATCTAAAAGATTCTAAGGGTTTAGAAAAAGACTGTAAAATTGGAAAAAGTCTAGGATATGCAGGAAAAAGCATTATTCATCCTGACCAAATAGAAACTACTCACAGACTCTTTCATCCAAGTAAAACTGAAATTCAATGGGCACAAAAAGTTTGTAAAATATACCTTAATTCTGTCAAAAAAGGAAAAGGTGCAACAACTGTGGATGGAAAAATGATTGATGAAGTACACTACAAACAAGCAAAGGCTGTCTTAGATTTAATAAAAAAATGATTTTTAGGTAAAACCATTCATTGATGAACTTTTTTCAAGTATTTTTTTGTCAACTATGCAGACTAGTTCAACCTTGTCTTTGTTCATTTTTGTTTTTATTTCATTAAAACAACATCTGTACTTTGAAATCCTTTTGCTGTCACTACGAATACGTCCAGTTTCAATCAATACTCCATTTAGAATAAGATTTTCAATCTTTCTATATCCTGAAGTCTTTGGAACTTTGGATTTTTTTAAAATATCTGGTATTGTTAATTCGGTTTCAAGCAACGACAATATGATTTCCCTTGATTCAAAATCTCCCAAAAATCCTAAAATAGAGTTTACTAGTTCATTATTGAGTATTTTAATTACATGCCTGTCATCCAAATTTTTAATTTTTATATTTTTTACAATGATCTCTTTTTGAATTTTTTTTGCATCTAATAATGAATTTGTTTTTAATATACTAAGAAATTTTTCAAAATGTTCAATTGAAAGTTTTATTGACATTCCGTGCTTGAGAAACAATTCTCTTTCAACTTTTTTTAATAAATCTTTTTCAAGAACGTTTTTTATCGATTCAGAAAGGCACGAAGAAAGTAATCTGTCGATGCCAGCCATTGTTAGTTCAAGTTAATACAAAATATTAAAGCATAATAAGGTAATTATGATTATATGACAAAATCAGTTATCGTTATAGATGATGACAAGGATACTGTCCGTCTGTTTAGTGAATTCTTAGAAGAAAAAGGCATTGATGTTATTGGAAGAGGATATGATGGTGTTTCTGCGGTAAAAT
Above is a window of Nitrosopumilus sp. K4 DNA encoding:
- a CDS encoding CoA ester lyase, whose amino-acid sequence is MTRLFRSLIFVPGNNSRFLEKAKSLKADIVCFDLEDSVPDLEKQNARKLIKTALKSRSSYLSSIFVRTNSPSSGRIPDDLKEIVQKGIDGIVIPKVNNTAELKKIEKNLSKLEKTRKLKPIQLIPSIESAEGVVNTYDIASFDKRVCAVVFGVFDLLNDMGIEYAKNAEGGKYSRAKIPVDAKAAGVVAIDAIWQDLKDSKGLEKDCKIGKSLGYAGKSIIHPDQIETTHRLFHPSKTEIQWAQKVCKIYLNSVKKGKGATTVDGKMIDEVHYKQAKAVLDLIKK
- a CDS encoding transcriptional regulator is translated as MAGIDRLLSSCLSESIKNVLEKDLLKKVERELFLKHGMSIKLSIEHFEKFLSILKTNSLLDAKKIQKEIIVKNIKIKNLDDRHVIKILNNELVNSILGFLGDFESREIILSLLETELTIPDILKKSKVPKTSGYRKIENLILNGVLIETGRIRSDSKRISKYRCCFNEIKTKMNKDKVELVCIVDKKILEKSSSMNGFT